The Dehalococcoidia bacterium genome includes the window GGCGGAGGTAGAGGTGGGGCTGGCCACCGGCAACTTCCGCCAAGCAGCTTGGCTCAAGCTCCAGCGGTATGGTCTGGAGGGCTTCTTCCGAGAAGGGGCCTTCGGGGAGGACGCCTGGGAGCGGGCCCAATTGGTGGCTCTGGCCGCCCGGCGCGTGGCTGGCCCCCGCCGGTGGCGAAGGGTCCTGGTGGTGGGCGACACCCCCCTAGATGTGGCTGCGGCCCTGGCAAGAGGCTTCGTCCCCGTGGGGGTGGCCACCGGCCGCTATGGGGAGGCGGAGCTGAGGGCCGCGGGGGCCCACATCACCTTCCCTCACCTGGGCGACTGGCAGCAGGCCCTCGAGGCCCTTCTGAGCTAGGGGCGGTGAAAGGCAGCGATGGCCTCCGCCACCTGAGGGATGCCCACCACCCCCTGCGCCAATAAGGACTCTAGGAACTGGCTGCGGGCCCTTAACTCCTCCTCTAGCTTTCCTTCATCGAGCCCCGCCCACGACAGGAAGGCCCGCCGGGCCTCACCGTCCTCGGCCACCTGAAAGGTGTCCTCCTCTGGACACCACCTGGCCAGCTGCAGGACGCGGTATCCCTGGTCCTCCTGCTGGATGAAGGCCACCTCCCGCACCCGCCGCACCAGCGCCCTGCCTTGCCCACGTCCCACATATAGGGTGATCACCAGGTCCAGGGAGGCCAGATGAGAGGTGGGTATGCCTAGCTCTGCCAGCTGGTCCAGCACCTCTTCCACCGTGTCGGCGTGCATGGTGGAGGCCAGGGAGTAGCCTTGGGCCATGAGCTCAAAGACCTTCCGCGCATAGGGCCCCCATGTGTACACCGGCAGGTGGTCTGAGAGCTCGTTGACCAGTATGTAGGTGGGGCCATGGGGGCTGAGAGGCGGTAGAGAAAACGTCTCGCCCACCCCGCGCGTGAAGTATCCCACTGTCTCTGGCGGCGTGAAGGCCAATAGGGCAGTGAGGGTGACCGTCTTGCCCGCCCCGGGGGGGCTAGAGGCCACGATGACCGATGCCCCCCTCTCCATGGCCAGCCACAGTAAGGAGGCCAGCCGCGGGGACATGCTGCCGGCGGCGATGATCTGGACGATGGATAGGGGCACGGGCGGCTCCCAGTGCCATCCCCACCAGCCGGTGGGCTGGTTTACTAGCCTCACCCTGTTACCCCCGATGGCAAAGGCAAGACCTCTCCACTGCCCAGCCAGGCCGTGAGCCTAGTTGAGGGCCCAGAAGCCGCCCCACCGCTGACGCACATAGCCACGGGCCCGCCTCTCCGCCTCTTCCACCAACGAAGAGAGGATGTCTTCCTCCATCTCTAGCCGCCGCTGCACCGATAGCGTCTCCAGCAGGTCCTGCTTGCGGCGAGGGTCGATGGCCAGATGATGGGCCACCAGGTCAGCCAGGGCGGAGGGCTCCTGAGGGAGGGGACGGGGCCGGCTCCACTGCCCCACGGCCATGAGGTGCAGCTGCATATACCGGTGGAAAAGGCGCGCTACCGCCTCCATGACGCGGGTATCCGCCCCATCCTCATCCTCCAGCAGCTCCACATCCGCCAAGGGGTAGGGATCCTCTTCCCTCATCCGCAGGATGCGGAACCGCCTCTCCCCCTGGGCGATGATGTTCATACGCCCGTCCTCCATACGCTGGACGCGACGGACGCGAGCGGTGGTCCCCAC containing:
- a CDS encoding HAD family hydrolase, giving the protein MAITVILFDLDETLLRTGGAGVLAMNRAFQELFGIPQALDGIPYAGRLDPQIVADALAHHGIQGDREAIMAAFKERYLHHLQQTLWEREGHVMPGIPQLLAALREQAEVEVGLATGNFRQAAWLKLQRYGLEGFFREGAFGEDAWERAQLVALAARRVAGPRRWRRVLVVGDTPLDVAAALARGFVPVGVATGRYGEAELRAAGAHITFPHLGDWQQALEALLS
- a CDS encoding LON peptidase substrate-binding domain-containing protein, yielding MVEPLRLPLFPLRMVLFPGGFIPIHVFEERYLTMIGHCLEGGHPFGVVLIRVGREVGGPAVPYGVGTTARVRRVQRMEDGRMNIIAQGERRFRILRMREEDPYPLADVELLEDEDGADTRVMEAVARLFHRYMQLHLMAVGQWSRPRPLPQEPSALADLVAHHLAIDPRRKQDLLETLSVQRRLEMEEDILSSLVEEAERRARGYVRQRWGGFWALN